A part of Fusarium oxysporum Fo47 chromosome III, complete sequence genomic DNA contains:
- a CDS encoding uncharacterized protein (domain of unknown function-domain containing protein): MTDHLPALPAEYARGLELIDAAHAQDSRTVEAPDGTTIPFELNYAQKMTKWLARRCPDASPVLQLACRAQHFRRWEIPRSSYPMTRPGYLTWRAKLKAQAAAQVAELLASPEIQPPIPEEDRARVAALIRKENLKADEETQVLEDTACLVFLDDQFDDFEKKSDLDEAKMIGILQKTWGKMGERGRELALEMNHSDRAKELIGKALAG; encoded by the exons ATGACCGACCATCTCCCTGCCCTCCCTGCCGAGTACGCCCGaggccttgagctcatcgacgCTGCTCATGCCCAAGACTCAAGGACAGTCGAAGCCCCTGATGGAACTACGATCCCATTCGAGCTCAACTACGCCCAAAAGATGACCAAGTGGCTCGCCCGTCGATGCCCTGACGCCAGCCCCGTTCTCCAGCTCGCCTGTCGAGCACAACACTTCCGAAG ATGGGAGATCCCTCGAAGCAGCTACCCAATGACTCGTCCCGGCTACTTGACTTGGAGAGCAAAGCTCAAGGCTCAAGCCGCCGCTCAAGTTGCTGAGCTCCTCGCTTCTCCAGAGATTCAACCCCCCATCCCCGAGGAGGACCGCGCTCGAGTGGCTGCCCTGATCCGCAAGGAGAACCTCAAGGCAGATGAAGAGACACAGGTTCTTGAGGACACAGCATGCCTAGTCTTTCTCGACGACCAATTcgatgactttgagaagaagtcaGATCTGGACGAGGCAAAGATGATAGGCATCCTTCAGAAGACATGGGGCAAGATGGGAGAAAGGGGGCGGGAGCTAGCCCTCGAGATGAACCACAGCGATCGAGCCAAGGAGCTGATAGGAAAGGCACTTGCTGGCTGA
- a CDS encoding uncharacterized protein (expressed protein) has product MKQQNPLIVTLARGSERTSPGDRYCSVLLVLYLPIDWFTIDFHPSESSLHYPQRAFGLISLLSCYLIPTTICIFVCICIGLLPYLFIIRHCTKILAFTVML; this is encoded by the coding sequence ATGAAACAGCAAAACCCTCTCATCGTGACTCTGGCACGAGGATCGGAACGCACATCACCTGGAGACAGGTACTGTTCGGTTCTTCTGGTATTATACCTACCAATCGACTGGTTTACAATTGACTTTCACCCGTCAGAGTCCAGCCTACACTATCCTCAGCGCGCATTTGGTCTTATTTCACTTCTGTCCTGTTATTTGATACCCACAACTATTTGTATCTTTGTGTGCATTTGCATTGGGTTATTGCCCTATCTATTCATCATCAGACATTGTACAAAAATTTTGGCTTTTACGGTTATGCTTTAG
- a CDS encoding 14-3-3 domain-containing protein encodes MASSEVDQKFLGKLAKAVENDNPLLASMLFKILGLSLNLAEQLVAAKKQRRPDYEPSPNAIRRVLRIIWLSREGKVMLEQYVIPMVGNYVELKVLAYKLRASFSHIFALFGNTPSVSNLGRQTPDVTAVLTPRLDKGKGRAADMEVESRPSSVQPTHPLEGGPVLPPPGFEDQNFTLSPNFLIPAKDYLPEAKQHFQEAIQLADSMLWGSHSLRLSVKTEYAAFLYECVHDAEGSRKVAKDTIAEVYEATEGMDDDMFGDACELVTVLGKMMKRGLGTSGTLRKAPAVNQNPIPRATPPPGMENPI; translated from the coding sequence ATGGCGTCCTCTGAGGTCGACCAGAAGTTTCTCGGCAAGCTTGCCAAAGCTGTCGAGAATGACAATCCTCTCTTGGCCAGCATGCTCTTCAAGATTCTAGGCTTGTCGCTCAACCTTGCCGAACAGCTTGTTGCTGCAAAGAAGCAGCGCCGGCCTGACTATGAGCCATCACCTAACGCGATACGGCGCGTCTTGCGTATCATATGGCTCTCCCGAGAGGGCAAGGTAATGCTTGAACAGTATGTCATACCAATGGTTGGCAACTATGTCGAACTCAAGGTCCTCGCCTACAAACTTCGTGCCTCCTTTTCACATATTTTTGCTCTCTTCGGCAACACACCCTCGGTCTCGAACCTGGGAAGACAAACGCCAGATGTCACTGCTGTACTGACGCCGCGCCTGGATAAGGGAAAGGGACGCGCTGCCGACATGGAAGTTGAATCTAGGCCCTCCTCTGTTCAACCAACTCACCCCCTCGAAGGAGGACCCGTGTTGCCTCCCCCAGGGTTTGAAGATCAAAACTTTACATTATCGCCCAACTTTCTCATCCCGGCCAAAGACTACCTTCCTGAGGCGAAACAACATTTTCAAGAGGCTATCCAGCTTGCCGACTCGATGCTCTGGGGCTCTCACTCTCTTCGCCTCTCCGTCAAAACTGAATATGCTGCCTTCTTATACGAATGTGTTCACGATGCTGAAGGAAGCCGGAAAGTTGCCAAGGACACTATCGCGGAAGTTTACGAGGCCACGGAGGGAATGGACGACGACATGTTTGGCGATGCTTGCGAGCTGGTTACGGTCCTGGGCAAGATGATGAAACGTGGTCTCGGCACCAGTGGTACTCTACGTAAAGCTCCAGCAGTGAACCAAAATCCCATACCAAGAGCCACTCCCCCTCCAGGAATGGAGAACCCCATTTGA
- a CDS encoding uncharacterized protein (expressed protein): MGHGAPAARLENSPLQSYVCLGKISELSEEQRQKHDVKWDAVKNREVGIQCLLAAEYGAHNV; encoded by the coding sequence ATGGGACATGGCGCCCCAGCAGCCCGACTAGAAAACTCACCGCTGCAGTCATATGTCTGCCTTGGTAAAATTTCGGAGCTGAGCGAGGAGCAAAGGCAAAAACATGACGTGAAGTGGGATGCCGTCAAAAACCGAGAGGTTGGGATCCAATGCTTGCTCGCAGCTGAATATGGGGCTCATAACGTGTAA
- a CDS encoding sterol-sensing domain of SREBP cleavage-activation-domain-containing protein encodes MLTYPIPYLFTSDYVNGASNLPHHAWTVAQPLHYGTSIRPDVMMRSIWVHGSYMQALEQDLLVSALELQNELLGSTENFRPIRARHVARSLPEPGADLSTTQRDAFHAINGLNNQSWFFHSPLQYWDCIQENILVDPDILATVNDKKTQSTSVNVTLRHSIVFSGKRFEERRLVAADALVITLIYLRDSPVGQQWERKAALLPDKVSNKWDIYPSDGRSTSSQLYEFQFRPISRQDTAILAVAYALTSIYFLMSLSKLRAFKSKFGLIVTVVSQIAFSVMSSFTVCAIFRLDLSRIPRAAYPLVVLSMSLENIFRLINAVILTPAEDSTSSRIGNAFGETAHTAITSSLQNVFLLLMLSRWVSPGVSAFCLFAAVAIVFDLFYLSTFFLSVLSVDVRRTELSDALAKASMRHNRRGSDFKPRGTWELVLQGKATLSTRIAGTIVMLGFVLIAQWHFFGEGTVLNFFSRLYRGYGALENSGLSQNPLDSIHQARSPKSWLRLQDHETAQEIISIIKPTAHSYVARVFEPVVFVMKDSDRMPHLKEPTLLPALYDFINHQLTRFVVILLVVVASVRLLTTFLLWEDESDDDDRHADTDPTLDVKSFTGGHRLDVVMLAAAADGHVVSVGLDRTIQVWDARHDIFPYTIVDGCRSDDAPFPVLAMTIDDNSKWLAILSPSKIALWNIKDKVWGPPLSVNLQGQKSEAFFFGSSDTNSDIPRLVLVRRNGTLTEFMPDASEGADYGICRSPLTCVRPLIGKRSKQAAPLIAIITASRRGCVHAATRETLSWNSRSVHLEGIEQDGVHQVVPLSSLGLFLIAGASRVHLVDMEDYNLVHTFSTEPMAQRSLQSAFFSRPSSQSGFNGLAWFTLCYTGAESGDCIVQTFVPPGEHDMIYYQSSVVPETRGWCAWESVKETKRHIENPGSWSVLSDGCVVGIRQKSNRVLDVETNGRRKTDGLRHRSPRKEPGRDLFGRWEIWTAPQSGQLRTDETRPLFQDNERAGHLIVTDIGPMVRVGQRSVAFSFGNVVKLVTVGGHERFENSMTNKSLEHLNIGSRRRKPGALVRPRAWT; translated from the exons ATGCTAACTTATCCCATCCCTTACCTCTTCACAAGTGACTACGTCAACGGCGCTTCTAATCTCCCTCATCATGCTTGGACTGTCGCTCAGCCACTACACTATGGTACCAGCATTCGTCCCGATGTCATGATGCGCTCAATCTGGGTCCATGGCAGTTATATGCAGGCATTGGAACAAGACCTCCTCGTTTCTGCCTTGGAACTGCAAAATGAGTTGCTTGGAAGCACTGAGAACTTTCGCCCAATCCGCGCTCGACATGTTGCCCGTTCTTTACCAGAACCCGGAGCCGATCTCTCGACAACTCAACGGGATGCCTTTCATGCTATCAATGGCTTGAATAACCAGTCTTGGTTCTTTCACTCACCACTTCAGTACTGGGATTGTATTCAAGAGAACATATTGGTCGACCCTGATATCCTAGCAACCGTCAACGACAAAAAGACCCAGTCTACGTCAGTCAATGTCACGCTCAGACACTCCATCGTTTTTAGTGGAAAACGATTCGAGGAACGTCGTCTCGTTGCTGCAGATGCTCTCGTCATCACCCTGATCTATCTACGAGACTCCCCCGTCGGCCAGCAGTGGGAAAGGAAGGCCGCCTTGTTACCAGACAAGGTTTCGAATAAATGGGACATCTACCCATCTGACGGCCGGTCAACCTCGAGCCAGCTCTATGAGTTCCAGTTTCGTCCTATATCTCGCCAAGATACAGCCATCCTCGCAGTCGCGTATGCCTTGACGTCGATCTACTTCCTCATGAGCTTATCAAAGCTCAGGGCTTTCAAGTCCAAATTTGGCCTCATTGTTACGGTCGTGTCCCAGATCGCTTTCTCTGTCATGTCAAGCTTCACCGTGTGCGCCATTTTCAGACTTGACCTATCACGCATCCCAAGAGCAGCCTACCCGCTTGTTGTCCTCTCCATGAGTCTCGAGAATATTTTCAGGCTTATCAATGCCGTAATTCTTACCCCTGCTGAAGACTCAACAAGCAGCCGTATCGGCAATGCATTTGGAGAAACTGCCCATACAGCTATTACCAGTTCACTGCAGAACGTGTTTCTTCTGTTGATGCTTTCACGTTGGGTGTCTCCTGGTGTTTCGGCTTTCTGCTTATTTGCCGCTGTCGCGATTGTGTTCGACCTTTTTTACCtttcaaccttcttcttgtctgtTCTCAGCGTTGATGTCCGGCGTACCGAGCTTAGTGACGCGCTTGCCAAAGCTTCGATGCGTCATAATCGTAGAGGCTCTGATTTCAAGCCTCGTGGAACGTGGGAACTTGTACTTCAAGGCAAAGCGACTTTGTCGACACGCATAGCAGGCACTATCGTCATGCTTGGTTTCGTACTCATCGCCCAATGGCACTTTTTTGGGGAAGGCACTGTCTTGAACTTCTTTTCACGCCTGTATCGAGGATATGGCGCCCTGGAAAACAGTGGCTTGTCACAGAATCCTCTGGACTCCATACACCAGGCACGCAGTCCTAAGTCCTGGCTTCGTTTGCAGGATCACGAAACGGCTCAAGaaatcatcagcatcatcaagccCACAGCACATAGCTACGTTGCGAGAGTATTTGAGCCGGTTGTCTTCGTCATGAAAGATTCGGATCGTATGCCTCACCTTAAGGAACCGACTCTACTACCGGCACTTTATGACTTCATCAACCATCAACTCACTCGATTTGTTGTGATACTTCTGGTCGTTGTTGCGAGTGTCCGGCTGCTTACAACGTTCCTCCTGTGGGAAGACGAaagtgacgatgatgatcGCCACGCGGATACGGATCCCACACTAGACGTCAAGTCTTTTACCGGAGGACACAGACTTGATGTTGTAATGCTTGCTGCAGCGGCTGATGGCCATGTTGTATCGGTCGGATTGGATCGCACAATACAAGTTTGGGACGCCCGGCACGACATATTCCCATATACCATCGTTGATGGCTGCCGCTCAGACGATGCCCCTTTTCCTGTGCTTGCCATGACTATCGATGACAACTCCAAGTGGTTGGCCATATTATCACCCTCCAAGATAGCTTTATGGAACATAAAGGACAAAGTCTGGGGGCCTCCGCTCTCCGTCAATCTTCAAGGCCAGAAATCCGAGGCCTTCTTTTTCGGCTCGTCCGACACAAACAGCGATATTCCTCGACTGGTTCTCGTACGCAGAAACGGGACACTTACCGAATTCATGCCGGACGCAAGTGAAGGGGCAGACTACGGCATCTGTCGAAGTCCACTTACATGCGTTAGACCTCTGATCGGGAAGC GGAGCAAGCAGGCAGCGCCATTAATTGCCATTATCACCGCATCTAGAAGAGGCTGTGTTCACGCAGCGACAAGAGAGACGCTTTCATGGAATTCCCGAAGTGTTCATCTCGAGGGCATTGAACAAGATGGAGTTCACCAAGTGGTGCCTCTTTCATCATTGGGCCTCTTCTTGATTGCAGGAGCCAGCCGCGTTCATCTCGTGGATATGGAAGACTACAATCTTGTCCATACGTTTTCAACGGAACCCATGGCCCAGCGCTCCCTTCAAAGCGCTTTCTTCAGCCGGCCCTCCTCTCAATCAGGGTTCAATGGCCTTGCATGGTTTACTTTATGCTATACTGGAGCTGAGTCAGGGGATTGTATTGTACAAACCTTCGTCCCTCCTGGAGAGCATGACATGATTTATTACCAAAGCTCTGTGGTCCCCGAAACTCGAGGCTGGTGTGCGTGGGAATCGGTCAAGGAAACAAAAAGACATATAGAGAACCCTGGCTCATGGAGTGTTCTATCTGACGGTTGTGTTGTGGGCATTCGGCAAAAGTCGAATCGAGTTCTAGATGTCGAAACCAACGGACGGCGCAAAACAGATGGGCTTCGACATCGATCTCCGCGCAAAGAACCAGGACGGGATTTGTTTGGTCGTTGGGAGATTTGGACCGCGCCACAGAGTGGCCAGTTAAGAACTGACGAGACACGACCGCTATTTCAAGATAACGAAAGAGCTGGACACTTGATCGTGACAGACATCGGCCCTATGGTTCGGGTCGGCCAGCGATCAGTTGCATTTAGCTTCGGCAATGTGGTGAAACTAGTCACAGTTGGAGGGCACGAGCGGTTTGAGAACAGTATGACAAATAAGAGCTTGGAACATCTGAACATCGGAAGCAGGCGTCGAAAGCCAGGCGCACTGGTACGACCTAGAGCTTGGACTTAG
- a CDS encoding cyanate lyase C-terminal domain-containing protein, translating into MANEGRIATLDSTIADRLPVYSKTLFDGKAAKDLSFEAIAKHLGRSEVAVAALFYGQATASPEDVEKLSEILDLPKETLAAQLTGFPNRGQAGPMPPTEPLIYRLYEIVQNYGYAYKAILNEKFGDGIMSAICFSTTVDKEVDEAGSPWVVITLKGKWLPFSRF; encoded by the exons ATGGCCAACGAAGGACGCATCGCCACTCTGGAC TCAACCATCGCCGATAGGCTCCCTGTCTACTCCAAGACTCTCTTTGACGGAAAGGCCGCCAAGGACCTGAGCTTTGAGGCGATTGCAAAGCATCTAGGCCGTAGCGAAGTTGCAGTGGCAGCATTGTTCTACGGACAGGCCACCGCCTCGcctgaggatgttgagaaaCTATCAGAGATCCTTGACCTTCCAAAGGAGACGTTGGCTGCCCAACTAACGGGCTTCCCCAACCGTGGCCAGGCTGGACCCATGCCTCCCACCGAGCCTCTCATCTACCGACTGTATGAGATTGTTCAGAACTACGGATATGCCTATAAGGCTATTCTTAATGAGAAGTTCGGAGATGGTATTATGAGTGCTATTTGCTTCTCGACTACCGTGGATAAGGAGGTGGATGAGGCAGGCTCACCATGGGTCGTTATCACATTGAAGGGCAAATG GCTTCCTTTCAGTCGTTTCTAA